A genomic stretch from Thermomonospora umbrina includes:
- a CDS encoding serine/threonine-protein kinase: MHAWRLDEFEEIRELGAGGQGRVVLARHPRSGSHVAIKYLIRADDDGAALGRLRDEALLLSKVADPHVVRLHRFVATEEGAALVMEAIDGVSLKDLLARHGALPPEAALVVLKGSLLGLAAAHAVGIVHRDYKPANVVVRADGLSKLIDFGIAAALDGAGSRSGSPAYMAPEQWEGRPSMPATDIYAATCVFFECVTGRRPFDAGERAALMRGHLMDAVPVEAVPEPLRPLVAAGMSKDAALRPPGATVFVAELERAAVTAYGPDWEQRGVRALAMGAVALASLFPLGAALTTPGAGAVGGATAATGTGLLAAFGGKTALAVAGATLAVGSVGVTAYAVSGGEDAGGGPPPVTVGLAGLDSVVNGVPVRDAQFVEIASGVQDPLLRRRTNAALRRPLDAVIAASIEYVGRARPVVGSTVEIGLSDPRLISARYELSWNLDDLIVGGPRRHAVTVNPTTGRAYAHAELWKPHVLTDAGTGTLFARLGRPWLVMTDSEVCVPGEISAAELFQGAGQFSGLPSFSVYFGATGLQVMTSTSLPANVVQAAAIVRCNTYEATVPYTRIKDLLRPEIAALLP, encoded by the coding sequence TTGCACGCCTGGCGACTGGACGAGTTCGAGGAGATCAGGGAGCTGGGGGCCGGAGGGCAGGGCCGCGTGGTGCTGGCCCGGCATCCGCGGTCGGGCTCCCACGTGGCGATCAAGTACCTGATCCGCGCCGACGACGACGGAGCGGCCCTCGGGCGGCTGCGCGACGAGGCCCTGCTGCTCTCCAAGGTGGCCGACCCGCACGTGGTGCGGCTCCACCGCTTCGTGGCCACCGAGGAGGGCGCGGCGCTGGTCATGGAGGCGATCGACGGGGTCTCCCTGAAGGATCTGTTGGCCCGACACGGCGCGCTGCCCCCTGAGGCGGCGCTCGTGGTCCTCAAGGGCTCGTTGCTGGGGCTGGCCGCCGCGCACGCCGTGGGGATCGTGCATCGCGACTACAAGCCCGCCAACGTGGTCGTGCGGGCCGACGGGCTCAGCAAGCTCATCGACTTCGGGATCGCCGCCGCGCTCGACGGCGCGGGCTCCCGCTCCGGCAGCCCCGCCTACATGGCGCCGGAGCAGTGGGAGGGGCGGCCCTCCATGCCCGCCACCGACATCTACGCGGCGACGTGCGTGTTCTTCGAGTGCGTGACGGGCCGCCGCCCGTTCGACGCCGGAGAACGGGCGGCGCTCATGCGGGGTCACCTGATGGACGCCGTCCCGGTGGAGGCCGTGCCCGAGCCGCTGCGTCCCCTCGTGGCGGCGGGCATGTCCAAGGACGCGGCGCTGAGGCCACCGGGGGCGACGGTGTTCGTGGCGGAATTGGAACGTGCCGCGGTCACGGCCTACGGGCCGGACTGGGAGCAACGGGGCGTGCGGGCGCTGGCCATGGGGGCCGTGGCGCTCGCGTCGCTGTTCCCTCTGGGAGCGGCCCTGACGACGCCCGGCGCCGGTGCCGTCGGCGGGGCGACGGCCGCCACGGGCACGGGCCTCCTGGCCGCGTTCGGCGGCAAGACGGCCCTGGCGGTGGCGGGCGCGACGCTCGCCGTGGGCTCCGTGGGCGTCACGGCGTACGCGGTCTCGGGAGGGGAGGACGCGGGAGGCGGCCCGCCCCCGGTCACCGTCGGCCTGGCCGGCCTCGACAGCGTGGTGAACGGCGTGCCCGTCCGGGACGCGCAGTTCGTCGAGATCGCCTCGGGGGTGCAGGACCCCCTGCTGCGGCGGCGCACCAACGCCGCGCTGCGCCGGCCCTTGGACGCGGTGATCGCCGCGTCCATCGAGTACGTGGGTAGGGCGCGACCCGTCGTCGGCTCCACGGTGGAGATCGGGCTGAGCGACCCGCGCCTGATCTCCGCCCGGTACGAGCTGTCGTGGAACCTCGACGACCTCATCGTGGGAGGACCCCGCCGGCACGCCGTCACGGTGAACCCGACGACCGGACGCGCCTACGCCCACGCCGAGCTGTGGAAACCCCACGTGCTGACCGACGCGGGCACCGGGACGCTGTTCGCGCGGCTCGGCAGGCCGTGGCTCGTCATGACCGACTCCGAGGTGTGCGTCCCCGGCGAGATCTCGGCCGCGGAGCTGTTCCAGGGGGCGGGGCAGTTCTCCGGGCTGCCGTCGTTCAGCGTGTACTTCGGCGCCACCGGGCTGCAGGTCATGACCAGCACCAGCCTGCCCGCCAACGTCGTGCAGGCGGCCGCCATCGTGCGCTGCAACACCTACGAGGCGACCGTCCCGTACACGAGGATCAAGGACCTGCTGCGACCGGAGATCGCCGCGCTGCTGCCCTAG
- a CDS encoding serine/threonine-protein kinase, with protein MTPWRLADYEEIKELGIGAHGRVVLARHPGSGAHVAIKYLIRNDGDEEAVERLKQEAVMLARVPDPHVVRLYRFVSSDEGAAMVMEAVPGVSLKELLAGNGAMPPEAALVILKGSLLGLAAAHAVGVIHRDYKPANVVVQADGASKLIDFGIAAVAGVGSRAGSPAYMAPEQWEGQPATPATDVYAATCVFFECVTGARPYTAEDRVALMQRHLMAPVPVEAVPEPLRPLVGRGMAKEATQRPPGAAAFVAELETIATEAYGEDWEQRGVRTLAAGAVALAALFPLGAALIPGASGAAGAVGAGAAGASSMAGGGSAAGSGLLAATGAKVTMAVVATALAVGAGTGAALLARDDADEPARLALQNVSVATPTLPARTLNAPGGRRLIVGDARFVRIDGHTDPAVQRRVNATLQGPLNRAVEIAHTTVRNDPQMGRPSRFGCPGAGLSSKAFPGLANGRLVSVRYAVRVGWVCNSDFITDWAVTSTVDLRDGRALTVDDMFRAETLTPAGVDGLWARVPKPTPTADATGESCRPPARLKPADLRPKAGGGGDAPVGIAFTKAGMTVSVSTEGGQFCQLETYTVGLDRVRDLMKPQFVEMLSAGTPAPRRS; from the coding sequence GTGACCCCATGGCGACTGGCCGACTATGAGGAGATCAAGGAGCTCGGCATCGGCGCGCACGGCCGCGTCGTGCTCGCCAGGCACCCCGGGTCCGGCGCCCACGTGGCGATCAAGTACCTGATCCGGAACGACGGCGACGAGGAGGCCGTCGAGCGTCTCAAGCAGGAGGCGGTCATGCTGGCCCGCGTGCCCGACCCGCACGTCGTCCGGCTCTACCGGTTCGTGTCGAGCGACGAGGGCGCGGCGATGGTCATGGAGGCCGTGCCGGGCGTCTCCCTGAAGGAGCTGCTGGCCGGCAACGGGGCGATGCCGCCCGAGGCGGCGCTGGTGATCCTCAAGGGGTCGCTGCTGGGGTTGGCCGCCGCCCACGCCGTCGGGGTGATCCACCGCGACTACAAGCCCGCGAACGTCGTCGTCCAGGCGGACGGTGCCAGCAAGCTCATCGACTTCGGGATCGCCGCCGTCGCGGGGGTCGGCTCACGGGCGGGCAGCCCCGCCTACATGGCGCCGGAGCAGTGGGAGGGCCAGCCCGCCACCCCCGCCACCGACGTGTACGCGGCGACCTGCGTGTTCTTCGAGTGCGTGACCGGCGCCAGACCGTACACGGCCGAGGACCGGGTGGCCCTCATGCAGCGGCACCTGATGGCCCCGGTGCCCGTCGAGGCCGTGCCCGAGCCGCTGCGGCCCCTGGTGGGGCGCGGCATGGCCAAGGAGGCGACGCAGCGCCCTCCCGGCGCGGCGGCGTTCGTCGCGGAACTGGAGACGATCGCGACCGAGGCGTACGGGGAGGACTGGGAGCAGCGAGGCGTCCGCACCCTGGCCGCCGGCGCGGTGGCGCTCGCCGCGCTGTTCCCCTTGGGCGCGGCGCTGATCCCCGGGGCCTCGGGCGCGGCCGGAGCCGTCGGCGCGGGCGCGGCGGGGGCGTCCTCGATGGCCGGGGGAGGCTCGGCGGCGGGCTCCGGCCTTCTCGCCGCGACGGGCGCCAAGGTCACCATGGCCGTCGTCGCGACGGCCCTCGCGGTCGGCGCGGGCACCGGCGCGGCCCTGCTCGCCCGGGACGACGCCGACGAACCCGCCCGACTCGCCCTGCAGAACGTCAGCGTCGCCACGCCGACCCTGCCCGCCCGGACGCTGAACGCGCCCGGCGGACGGCGGCTGATCGTGGGCGACGCCCGCTTTGTCCGGATCGACGGGCACACCGATCCGGCGGTCCAACGCCGCGTCAACGCGACCCTCCAGGGCCCGCTGAACCGCGCCGTCGAGATCGCCCACACCACCGTCCGGAACGACCCCCAGATGGGCAGGCCCAGCCGGTTCGGGTGCCCGGGCGCGGGACTGTCGTCCAAGGCGTTCCCCGGGCTGGCGAACGGCAGGCTGGTGTCCGTCCGGTACGCGGTGCGCGTCGGGTGGGTGTGCAACAGCGACTTCATCACCGACTGGGCCGTCACCTCCACGGTCGACCTCCGCGACGGCAGGGCGCTGACCGTGGACGACATGTTCCGCGCGGAGACCCTGACGCCGGCGGGGGTGGACGGGTTGTGGGCCCGGGTTCCCAAGCCGACGCCGACCGCGGACGCGACCGGCGAGTCCTGCCGCCCGCCGGCCCGGTTGAAACCCGCCGACCTGCGACCCAAGGCCGGGGGAGGCGGCGACGCGCCGGTGGGCATCGCGTTCACCAAGGCCGGGATGACGGTGTCGGTGAGCACCGAGGGCGGCCAGTTCTGCCAGTTGGAGACGTACACGGTCGGCCTGGACCGGGTCCGCGACCTGATGAAGCCGCAGTTCGTCGAGATGCTGTCCGCCGGGACGCCGGCCCCGAGGAGGTCCTGA
- a CDS encoding serine/threonine-protein kinase, which yields MAEWRLPGFVELRELGSGAQGRVVLARDEDGGRFVAIKYLASERLGDERALERFRSEARTLAQVVNPHVARLHRLVEAPEGAAIVMEAVDGVSLRALLDRYLPMSPESALVVLKGSLLGLAAAHAVGVVHRDYKPANVVVQADGLSKLIDFGVAGLAGSQSGSGTPVYMAPEQWEGGPATPATDVYAATCVFFECVTGRRPYTAGNALALMRQHLHDPVPSGAVPEPVRPLVAHGMAKDPTARPPGAEAFVAELEAVAGRAYGSDWESRGWGALGVATAAVAMLFPLAMIGAAGGGALGGTAASAGAGVGVAGQASATTGSGLLATTAAKVVVAVATTAAVAGAGTGAYVAVTDDDPAPVRRVSVVADALDRTVPLSGGRPVLRVQNARYATVTGLGGTTVERQANAALLAPLEREIGRFRAYVENDRSAPGSRPRCADLTSRMDVRLGGPRLVSVRYTIDRRTCSIADEDPPYAVTATVDLRDGRALGAADVFRPASLTAAGLAGLTSRLPPATPDRRECGYNPPLQPAWFQGDEPRVRLTFTATALEFVFSSGLPCPQGLTLTLPHERARDLLRPEMITALTAPRPERS from the coding sequence ATGGCAGAGTGGCGGTTGCCCGGGTTCGTCGAGCTTCGGGAGCTCGGCAGCGGGGCCCAGGGGCGGGTGGTGCTCGCCCGTGACGAGGACGGCGGGCGGTTCGTCGCGATCAAGTACCTCGCGTCCGAGCGCCTGGGCGACGAACGGGCCCTGGAGCGCTTCCGCAGCGAGGCGCGCACGCTGGCGCAGGTCGTCAACCCCCACGTGGCGCGGCTGCACCGGCTCGTGGAGGCCCCGGAGGGCGCGGCGATCGTGATGGAGGCGGTCGACGGCGTCTCCCTCCGGGCGCTGTTGGACCGTTACCTGCCGATGTCGCCGGAGTCGGCGCTGGTCGTCCTCAAGGGCTCGCTGCTGGGCCTGGCCGCCGCGCACGCGGTCGGCGTCGTGCACCGGGACTACAAGCCCGCCAACGTGGTCGTGCAGGCCGACGGGCTCAGCAAGCTGATCGACTTCGGGGTCGCCGGGCTGGCCGGGTCGCAGTCCGGGTCGGGCACCCCGGTGTACATGGCGCCCGAGCAGTGGGAGGGCGGCCCCGCCACGCCCGCCACCGACGTGTACGCGGCGACCTGCGTGTTCTTCGAGTGCGTCACCGGCCGCCGCCCGTACACGGCCGGGAACGCGTTGGCGCTCATGCGGCAGCACCTCCACGACCCGGTGCCGAGCGGGGCCGTGCCCGAGCCCGTCCGTCCGCTGGTGGCGCACGGGATGGCCAAGGACCCGACGGCCCGCCCGCCCGGCGCGGAGGCGTTCGTGGCGGAGTTGGAGGCCGTCGCCGGCCGCGCGTACGGCTCGGACTGGGAGTCGCGCGGCTGGGGGGCGCTCGGCGTCGCCACGGCGGCGGTCGCGATGCTGTTCCCGCTGGCGATGATCGGCGCGGCCGGCGGCGGCGCGCTCGGGGGGACGGCGGCCTCGGCGGGCGCGGGCGTCGGCGTCGCGGGACAGGCGTCCGCCACCACCGGGTCGGGCCTGCTGGCGACCACCGCCGCCAAGGTCGTGGTCGCCGTCGCCACCACGGCGGCGGTCGCCGGCGCGGGCACCGGGGCCTACGTGGCGGTCACCGACGACGACCCGGCCCCCGTCCGGCGCGTGAGCGTGGTCGCCGACGCGCTCGACCGCACCGTGCCGCTGTCGGGCGGCAGACCCGTCCTGCGGGTCCAGAACGCCCGCTACGCCACTGTGACGGGCCTGGGCGGCACCACGGTCGAGCGGCAGGCCAACGCCGCTCTGCTGGCTCCTCTGGAGCGGGAGATCGGCAGGTTCCGCGCCTACGTGGAGAACGACCGCTCCGCGCCCGGCAGCAGGCCGCGGTGCGCCGACCTGACCAGCCGGATGGACGTTCGGCTGGGCGGCCCCCGCCTGGTGTCCGTGCGCTACACGATCGACCGGCGCACCTGCTCGATCGCCGACGAGGACCCCCCGTACGCCGTCACCGCCACCGTCGACCTGCGCGACGGGCGGGCGCTGGGGGCCGCCGACGTGTTCCGCCCGGCGTCCCTGACCGCCGCCGGGCTGGCGGGCCTGACGAGCCGGCTGCCGCCCGCCACCCCTGATCGTCGGGAGTGCGGCTACAACCCGCCGCTGCAACCCGCCTGGTTCCAAGGGGACGAGCCCCGGGTGCGGCTCACGTTCACCGCGACGGCACTGGAGTTCGTCTTCTCCAGCGGCCTTCCCTGCCCCCAGGGCCTCACGCTCACCCTGCCCCACGAACGGGCGCGGGACCTGCTGCGGCCCGAAATGATCACGGCGCTGACCGCGCCGCGTCCGGAGAGGTCGTGA